In Bombina bombina isolate aBomBom1 chromosome 6, aBomBom1.pri, whole genome shotgun sequence, a single genomic region encodes these proteins:
- the LOC128665196 gene encoding putative nuclease HARBI1, giving the protein MRILNVVAGFPGSSHDAYILRNSGVWRLFETNQMPEGHLLADSAYPLKKWIWTPLKENQVVGPAELRYNEAHIRTRAIIERLFGVLKMRFRCLDRSGGDLQFSPEKAIKIIVACCCLHNMAQEHGMLNDLLPTPQPPGEIFEPDVINHPQPLNAHLERSATIQEFFSD; this is encoded by the exons atgcgcatattaaatgttgtggcagggttcccaggaagtagccatgatgcctacatcctcaggaattctggtgtgtggagattgtttgagacaaatcaaatgcctgaaggacatctcctcg cagattctgcatatcctcttaaaaaatggatttggacaccattgaaagagaaccaggttgttgggcctgctgaattaag atataatgaagcacatatccgaacacgtgctataatagaacgactgtttggtgttctaaaaatgcgctttcgctgcctggacagatcagggggggatctccaattcagtccggaaaaagctattaaaatcatagtggcatgttgctgtctacacaacatggcacaggagcatgggatgttgaacgacttacttccaacaccacagcccccaggtgaaatctttgagcctgatgtaattaatcatccccaacccctcaatgcccatttggagagatctgcaactattcaagaattcttttcag attga